CGACTGGTGCATCAGTTGCAAGGTGATCGAGCACGAAGTGCTCAACGCCGAGCCGGTAAGGGCGCAACTGGGCACCTTCCGCCTGCTGCGCTTCGACATCACCGAAAGCAACGCCGAGCAGCGCGCCCTGCTCGACCGCCACCGCCTGTTCGGCCCGCCCGCGCTGATGTTCTTTGCACCGAACGGCAGCGAACTGACCACTGATCGGGTCATTGGCGAGATAAACGCCGGCGATTTCGCCCAGGTTCTGGCGCGCGTGCGCGGCCAACTCGGTCTATAACTCCCTGCGGGCTGTGAAAAATCTCGCTACAAGTGACCAGAGTTAATCATCTGGTCACATACTTTGCGCGAACCTCGGACATCGTGCCGGCTATTGCCGGGAACTGGACACCCACCGCCGGTTACGGCATAGTCGCCGCGCTATGTCGAATTGCCCTACAAAACCAAGGAATCGCAGATGGCAACCCTACTGGTGCTGCACGGCCCCAACCTGAACCTGCTCGGGACCCGCGAACCGGGTCACTACGGCGCCGCCACCCTGGCGCAGATCAATCAGGACCTGGAGCAGCGCGCCCGCGCCGCCGGCCACCATCTGCAATACCTGCAGAGCAATGCCGAGTACGAATTGATCGACCGTATCCATGCCGCGCGCAACGAAGGCGTGGACTTCATCCTGATCAATCCGGCCGCTTTCACCCACACCAGCGTCGCATTACGTGACGCATTGCTTGCGGTGAGCATCCCATTCATCGAAGTGCACCTCTCCAACGTGCACAAGCGTGAACCGTTCCGTCACCACTCCTACTTCTCCGATGTCGCGGTAGGCGTGATCTGCGGCCTCGGCGCCACCGGTTACCGGTTGGCCCTGGAGTCGGCGCTGGAACACCTGGCTGCCAACGCACAGCCCTGATGACACAAGGTCTTGGCCCACGGGCCGAGGCTCAGAAGAAACGTTTTCGACACGTTTTCAAATTAAGTCCCCGACCGAACCTTGGGAGTTGATGATTAATGGATATCCGTAAAGTCAAGAAGCTGATCGAACTGCTGGAAGAATCTGGCATCGACGAACTGGAGATCAAGGAAGGCGAAGAGTCCGTTCGCATCAGCCGTCACAGCAAGACCCCGGCCGGCGCCCAGTACTTCGCCGCCCCGGCGCCGATGGCCGCTCCTGTCGCCGCCGCTGCCCCGGTTGCCGCTGCCGCCCCGGCCGCTGAAGCCGCTGCCGCCGCGCCCGCCCTGAGAGGCACCGTGGTTCGCTCGCCGATGGTCGGCACCTTCTACCGCAAGCCTTCGCCCACTTCGTCGAACTACGCTGAAGTCGGCCAGACCGTGAAGAAGGGCGACACCCTGTGCATCGTCGAAGCCATGAAGATGATGAACCACATCGAAGCCGAGCTCAGCGGTGTGATCGACGCCATCCTGGTGGAAGACGGCCAGCCGGTTGAGTTCGACCAGCCGCTGTTCACCATCGTTTGATTCGCGGAGAACCAACGATGTCTGGGAAGCTTGAAAAAGTCCTGATCGCCAACCGCGGGGAAATTGCCCTGCGGATCCTGCGTGCCTGCAAAGAGCTGGGCATCAAGACCGTCGCCGTGCACTCCACGGCCGACCGTGAACTGATGCACCTGGGCCTGGCGGACGAGTCGGTCTGCATCGGCCCGGCATCGTCCAAGGAATCGTACCTGCACATCCCGGCGATCATCGCCGCCGCCGAAGTGACAGGCGCCACCGCTATCCACCCAGGCTACGGCTTCCTCGCGGAAAACGCCGACTTTGCCGAGCAGGTGGAAAAATCCGGCTTCGCCTTCATCGGCCCGAAAGCCGACACCATTCGCCTGATGGGCGACAAGGTCTCGGCCAAGGACGCAATGATCAAGTCGGGCGTGCCGACCGTACCAGGCTCCGACGGCCCGCTGCCGGAAGACGAAGAGGTTGCCCTGGCAATCGCGCGTGACGTCGGCTACCCGGTGATCATCAAGGCCGCCGGTGGCGGTGGTGGTCGCGGCATGCGCGTGGTGCACAAGGAAGAAGACCTGATCGAGTCGGCCAAGCTGACCCGTACCGAAGCCGGTGCCGCCTTCGGCAACCCGATGGTCTACCTCGAGAAGTTCCTGACCAACCCACGCCACGTGGAAGTGCAGGTACTGTCCGACGGCCAAGGCAACGCCGTGCACCTGGGCGACCGTGACTGCTCGCTGCAGCGCCGCCACCAGAAGGTGCTGGAAGAAGCCCCGGCCCCGGGCATCGACGAGAAGGCCCGCCAGGAAGTCTTCAAGCGTTGCGTCGACGCGTGCATCGAGATCGGCTACCGCGGTGCCGGCACCTTCGAGTTCCTGTACGAGAACGGCCGCTTCTACTTCATCGAGATGAACACCCGCGTCCAGGTCGAGCACCCGGTCTCGGAAATGGTCACCGGCATCGACATCGTCAAGGAGATGCTGAGCATCGCCGCTGGCAACAAGCTGTCGTTCCGCCAGGAAGACGTGGTCATCCGTGGCCACTCGCTGGAGTGCCGGATCAACGCCGAAGACCCGAAGAAGTTCATCCCGAGCCCAGGCAAGGTGAAGCACTTCCACGCCCCGGGCGGCAACGGCGTGCGCGTCGATTCGCACCTGTACAGCGGCTACTCGGTTCCGCCGAACTACGATTCGTTGATCGGCAAGCTGATCACCTACGGCAAGGACCGCGACGAAGCCATGGCGCGCATGCGCAATGCCCTGGACGAGATCGTCGTCGACGGCATCAAGACCAACATCCCGCTGCACCGCGACCTGGTGCGTGATGAAGGTTTCTGCAAAGGCGGCGTCAACATCCACTACCTCGAGCACAAACTGGCCAACCAGGAGTGATCGCGTTAGCGTGATGAAAAAACCCCGGCCCCGTGCCGGGGTTTTTTATTGCCCTTCAGAAGGCTTTCCCGGTCGCTGTGGGAGCGGCCTTGTGTCGCGAAAGGGCTGCAAAGCAGCCCCGGCAAGCCATGCATCGACTTTGAAATCCTGGGGCTGCTCCGCAGCCCTTTCGCGACACAAGGCCGCTCCCACATGGCGTGCGGCATCTTCAGCCCCACCGTTCTCTACAAACCCCCCGCACTCGAGTAAACTGGCGGCCTTTCGCGCAGCCTCGGGCTGCCCCTGTCGATTTACCAAAGGTGCCCGCCATGCCCTGGCTGCAAGTACGCCTGGCCATCAGCCCGGAACAAGCCGAAACCTACGAAGACGCCCTGCTCGAAGTGGGCGCCGTCTCGGTGACGTTCATGGACGCCGAAGACCAGCCGATCTTCGAACCCGACCTCAACACCACCCCGCTGTGGTCGCACACGCACCTACTGGCGCTGTTCGAGGCCGATACCCAGCCTGAAGCGGTGTTCGCCCACCTGCAGTTGCTGACCGGCCACGACCTGCCCGAACACCAGGCCGAAGTGATCGAGGACCAGGATTGGGAACGCAGCTGGATGGACAACTTCCAGCCCATGCGCTTCGGCCAGCGCCTGTGGATCGTACCGAGCTGGCACGAGGCACCGGAGAAGGACGCGGTCAACCTGCTGCTCGACCCGGGCCTGGCCTTCGGCACCGGCACCCACCCGACCACCGCGCTGTGCCTGGAATGGCTCGATGGCCAGCAGCTCGAAGGCACACAAGTGCTGGACTTCGGCTGCGGCTCGGGCATCCTCGCCATTGCCGCGCTGCTGCTCGGCGCCCGTGAAGCGGTCGGCACCGACATCGACGTACAGGCCCTGGAGGCCTCGCGTGACAACGCCCAGCGCAACGGTATCGCCGACGACCTGTTCGCCCTGTACCTGCCCGAGCACATGCCGGCGATGCAGGCCGACGTGCTGGTCGCCAACATCCTGGCCGGCCCGCTCGTGTCGCTGGCGCCGCAACTGTCCGGCCTGGTCCGCCCCGGTGGCCTGCTGGCGTTGTCGGGCATCCTCGCCGAACAAGGTGAGGAAGTGGCCGCCGCCTATGCCGCCGACTTCGAGCTGGACCCGATCGTCGTTCGCGATGGCTGGGTACGCATCAGTGGCCGCCGCCGCTAAGCGCGCCTAGACTCAACTCCTGCACAGCTCCCCGGATCGCCGCATGACCGACAGTTTCGTCACCCAGTGCCCGCATTGCCAGACCAGCTTTCGCGTCACCCATCATCAGTTGAGCGTGGCCCGCGGCGTGGTGCGCTGCGGCAACTGCCTGCAGGTGTTCAATGCGGCGAAGCAGCTGCTGGAGCAGAACCGCACCGCCAGCGACCGGGGCAGCGCGGCGCCCGCCGAGCCTGCACCCGCTGCGCACCCGCTGCCCGTGGCACCGCCGGTCGCCGAACCTCCCGCAGCGGGCGAAGACGACTGGGCCGTGACCGCCGAGGAGCTGGACGCCCTCGACCTGGACTCGGAACTCGCGCGCCTGGAGCGTCGCAGCCCGGCCGAGCGCCAGGCGGCGATCACCGCTGGCACGCTACATGCCCGCCGTGACGACCAAGGCAGCGAGGAACCGGCAGACGAGCTGTTCGGCACCGCCACCGACGACGACCTCGCCCCGACACCCGAGCGCGAAACGGCCCCAGTGCTGGTGGAACAGGCGCCACTTGAGCTGGAACCGGACATCGACGAACGCACCGAACCTACCCTGGGCACGACGGATCTCGACCTGGACGACGAGCCACCGGTACGCCACCAGGCGCTGGATGACGACCTCGACACGCCGAGCACGCCGCTCTCCACTCACGATGAGCCGCTACCTGAAAAAGGCTTGTCCGCAGTGGACGATGAGGTGCGTGGCGAGCGCCTGTCGGCCCATGACGAAGACGAGCTGGACGATCACCCCGTCGAGCGCCTGGAACCCAGCCTGCTGGGCAAGCCCGAGCGCCCGAACAAGGAGCCGCTGGTCGATGTGGTCGACGACCCGTTGCAATTGGCCTGGGAAAAACCTGCCCCCAACTGGGGCAAGCGCCTGCTGTGGGGCTTCCTGACCCTGCTGGCCGCTGGCCTGCTGGCATTCCAGTACGTCTGGTTCCATTTCGACGAGATGGCCCGCCAGGACCAGTACCGCCCCTGGTTCCAGCAGCTGTGCCCGATGGTCGGCTGCCAGGTGCCGACCCGTGTCGACATCTCGCGAATCAAGAGCAGCAACCTGGTCGTACGCAGCCACCCAGACTTCAAGGGCGCGCTCATCGTCGACGCGATCATCTACAATCGCGCGCCCTTTGCCCAACCCTTCCCCCTGCTGGAGCTGCGCTTCGCCGACCTCAACGGCCAGCTGATCGCCAGCCGGCGCTTCAAGCCCAGCGAGTACCTGTCGGGTGAGCTGGCGGGCCGTGGCGAGATGCCCAGCCAGACGCCGATCCACATCGCCCTGGACATCCTCGACCCGGGGCCGAAGGCGGTGAACTACAGCCTGAGCTTCCGTTCGCCGGAGTAGCCGACGGACGGCAAGGCCCCGGGTAACAACGCGCTCTGTAGGAGCGGCTTCAGCCGCGATGCGGGTATCACGCTGCCGAGCACCCGCTTCGCGGGTGATCGCGGCTGAAGCCGCTCCTACAGAGGTCGCGTCAGGCCAGTGGGGCCCCGGATGCGCATGAGCGGCTGAAAACCCAGGCCCACGCCCTCGTGTCATAACGCCGCAACTGTTCAGATTTTATCCAGATTCATCTTTATCCGGTCATCGAGAGCGGGTATCATGCCATCCCTTTTTCGAACTCCAATGATTCGGCCCCACAACAGGGAACACCTATGTCGGCGGTACGCATCGGCCCATACACACTGCAGAACAACCTGATCCTCGCGCCCATGGCCGGGGTCACGGACCAGCCTTTCCGCACACTTTGCAAACGCCTCGGGGCGGGCATGGTGGTGTCGGAAATGGTGACCAGCGACATGAGCCTGTGGAACAGCCGCAAGTCGAGCCTGCGCCGCATCCATGAAGGCGACGCGGAGCCCCGCTCGGTGCAGATCGCCGGTGGCGACGCGCAGATGATGGCGGCGGCGGCCCGGGCGAACGTCGAAGCCGGCGCGCAGATCATCGACATCAACATGGGCTGCCCGGCAAAAAAAGTCTGCAACAAAGCCGCAGGCTCTGCTTTATTGAGAGATGAAGCCTTGGTCAGCGAGATCCTCCACGCCGTGGTCGGCGCAGTGGAGGTCCCGGTGACGCTGAAGATCCGCACCGGCTGGGACCGGGCGAACAAGAACGGTCTGAACGTGGCGAAGATCGCCGAACAGGCCGGTATCCAGGCGCTGGCGGTGCATGGCCGCACACGCGCCGACCTGTACACCGGTGACGCCGAGTACGACACCATCGCCGCGATCAAGCAGGCGGTGTCGATCCCGGTGTTCGCCAACGGCGACATCACCTCGCCACAAAAGGCCCGGGCGGTGCTGGACGCCACCGGCGCCGACGGCCTGCTGATCGGCCGCGCCGCCCAAGGGCGGCCGTGGATCTTCCGCGAGGTCGAGCATTACCTGCGCACGGGCGAGCACCTGCCTGCACCGGCGCTGGACGAAGTGGAACGCATTCTGCTGGAACACCTGGCCGCGTTGCATGCCTTCTATGGCGATGTGATGGGCGTGCGTATCGCCCGCAAGCACGTTGGCTGGTACCTGGCGACCCGACCCGGCGGCAAGGAGTTCCGCAGCCGGTTCAACGCCTTGGAAGACACACAAGCGCAGTGCGCCAACGTTCAGGCCTTTTTCGCCGAGCGTCGACAGAGCCTTGGGACAGAGGACGAACAAGGGGTGGCCGCATGACGATGATGACCGAGACATTAGTGAGTGGAACAACGCCCGTGAGCGACAACGCCAACCTCAAGCAGCACCTGAACACGCCGAGCGAGGAGGGCCAGACGCTCCGCGACAGCGTCGAGAAGGCGCTGCACAACTACTTCGCCCACCTGGAAGGCGCCACCGTCACGGACGTGTACAACCTGGTGCTCTCGGAAGTCGAGGCGCCCTTGCTCGAATGCGTGATGAACTACGTCAAGGGCAACCAGACCAAAGCCAGCGAGATGCTCGGGCTCAACCGAGGCACGCTGCGCAAGAAGCTCAAGCAGTACGATCTGTTGTAAGGCCAGAACCCCAACCAGAAAAGGCGCTCATGCAAAGAGGCGCCTTTTTTGCTGACTCCACCGCGTTATGGAATCTGAAATGACCGACCAGACTACCCGCCTGCCGATCCGCCGCGCCCTGATCAGCGTCTCCGACAAGACCGGTATCCTCGAATTCGCCCGTGAGCTGCAACAGCTCGGTGTCGAGATCCTGTCCACCGGCGGCACCTACAAGCTGCTCAAGGATAACGGCGTAAACGCGGTGGAAGTGGCCGACTACACCGGCTTCGCCGAAATGATGGACGGCCGGGTCAAGACCCTGCATCCGAAGATCCACGGCGGCATCCTCGGCCGTCGCGGCACTGACGACGCCATCATGAACGAACACGGCATCAAGCCGATCGACCTGGTCGCGGTCAACCTGTATCCGTTCGAAGCCACCATCAGCAAGCCGGGCTGCGACCTGCCCACCGCCATCGAGAACATCGACATCGGCGGCCCGACCATGGTCCGTTCGGCGGCGAAGAACCACAAGGACGTCGCCATCGTGGTCAACGCCAGCGACTACGCCGGCGTCGTCGAAGGCCTGAAAGCCGGTGGCCTCACCTACGCCCAGCGCTTCGACCTGATGCTCAAGGCCTTCGAGCACACCGCCGCCTACGACGGCATGATCGCCAACTACATGGGCACCATCGACCAGTCTAAAGAGTCCCTGTCGACCGAAGACCGCAGCGAGTTCCCGCGCACCTTCAACAGCCAGTTCGTCAAGGCCCAGGAAATGCGCTACGGCGAGAACCCGCACCAGAGCGCGGCGTTCTACGTCGAGGCGAAGAAAGGCGAAGCCAGCATCTCCACCGCCATCCAGCTGCAGGGCAAGGAGCTGTCGTTCAACAACGTGGCCGACACCGACGCCGCGCTGGAGTGCGTGAAGAGCTTCGTCAAGCCGGCCTGCGTGATCGTCAAGCATGCCA
This genomic stretch from Pseudomonas entomophila L48 harbors:
- the aroQ gene encoding type II 3-dehydroquinate dehydratase produces the protein MATLLVLHGPNLNLLGTREPGHYGAATLAQINQDLEQRARAAGHHLQYLQSNAEYELIDRIHAARNEGVDFILINPAAFTHTSVALRDALLAVSIPFIEVHLSNVHKREPFRHHSYFSDVAVGVICGLGATGYRLALESALEHLAANAQP
- the accC gene encoding acetyl-CoA carboxylase biotin carboxylase subunit, translating into MSGKLEKVLIANRGEIALRILRACKELGIKTVAVHSTADRELMHLGLADESVCIGPASSKESYLHIPAIIAAAEVTGATAIHPGYGFLAENADFAEQVEKSGFAFIGPKADTIRLMGDKVSAKDAMIKSGVPTVPGSDGPLPEDEEVALAIARDVGYPVIIKAAGGGGGRGMRVVHKEEDLIESAKLTRTEAGAAFGNPMVYLEKFLTNPRHVEVQVLSDGQGNAVHLGDRDCSLQRRHQKVLEEAPAPGIDEKARQEVFKRCVDACIEIGYRGAGTFEFLYENGRFYFIEMNTRVQVEHPVSEMVTGIDIVKEMLSIAAGNKLSFRQEDVVIRGHSLECRINAEDPKKFIPSPGKVKHFHAPGGNGVRVDSHLYSGYSVPPNYDSLIGKLITYGKDRDEAMARMRNALDEIVVDGIKTNIPLHRDLVRDEGFCKGGVNIHYLEHKLANQE
- the dusB gene encoding tRNA dihydrouridine synthase DusB, whose product is MSAVRIGPYTLQNNLILAPMAGVTDQPFRTLCKRLGAGMVVSEMVTSDMSLWNSRKSSLRRIHEGDAEPRSVQIAGGDAQMMAAAARANVEAGAQIIDINMGCPAKKVCNKAAGSALLRDEALVSEILHAVVGAVEVPVTLKIRTGWDRANKNGLNVAKIAEQAGIQALAVHGRTRADLYTGDAEYDTIAAIKQAVSIPVFANGDITSPQKARAVLDATGADGLLIGRAAQGRPWIFREVEHYLRTGEHLPAPALDEVERILLEHLAALHAFYGDVMGVRIARKHVGWYLATRPGGKEFRSRFNALEDTQAQCANVQAFFAERRQSLGTEDEQGVAA
- the purH gene encoding bifunctional phosphoribosylaminoimidazolecarboxamide formyltransferase/IMP cyclohydrolase — protein: MTDQTTRLPIRRALISVSDKTGILEFARELQQLGVEILSTGGTYKLLKDNGVNAVEVADYTGFAEMMDGRVKTLHPKIHGGILGRRGTDDAIMNEHGIKPIDLVAVNLYPFEATISKPGCDLPTAIENIDIGGPTMVRSAAKNHKDVAIVVNASDYAGVVEGLKAGGLTYAQRFDLMLKAFEHTAAYDGMIANYMGTIDQSKESLSTEDRSEFPRTFNSQFVKAQEMRYGENPHQSAAFYVEAKKGEASISTAIQLQGKELSFNNVADTDAALECVKSFVKPACVIVKHANPCGVAVVPEDEGGIRKAYDLAYATDTESAFGGIIAFNRELDGETAKAIVERQFVEVIIAPKISQAAREVVAAKQNVRLLECGEWPAERAAGWDFKRVNGGLLVQSRDIGMITADDLKIVTKRAPTEQEIHDLVFAWKVAKFVKSNAIVYAKNRQTIGVGAGQMSRVNSARIAAIKAEHAGLQVQGAVMASDAFFPFRDGIDNAAKVGISAVIQPGGSMRDAEVIAAADEAGIAMVFTGMRHFRH
- the accB gene encoding acetyl-CoA carboxylase biotin carboxyl carrier protein — translated: MDIRKVKKLIELLEESGIDELEIKEGEESVRISRHSKTPAGAQYFAAPAPMAAPVAAAAPVAAAAPAAEAAAAAPALRGTVVRSPMVGTFYRKPSPTSSNYAEVGQTVKKGDTLCIVEAMKMMNHIEAELSGVIDAILVEDGQPVEFDQPLFTIV
- the fis gene encoding DNA-binding transcriptional regulator Fis — protein: MTMMTETLVSGTTPVSDNANLKQHLNTPSEEGQTLRDSVEKALHNYFAHLEGATVTDVYNLVLSEVEAPLLECVMNYVKGNQTKASEMLGLNRGTLRKKLKQYDLL
- the prmA gene encoding 50S ribosomal protein L11 methyltransferase, giving the protein MPWLQVRLAISPEQAETYEDALLEVGAVSVTFMDAEDQPIFEPDLNTTPLWSHTHLLALFEADTQPEAVFAHLQLLTGHDLPEHQAEVIEDQDWERSWMDNFQPMRFGQRLWIVPSWHEAPEKDAVNLLLDPGLAFGTGTHPTTALCLEWLDGQQLEGTQVLDFGCGSGILAIAALLLGAREAVGTDIDVQALEASRDNAQRNGIADDLFALYLPEHMPAMQADVLVANILAGPLVSLAPQLSGLVRPGGLLALSGILAEQGEEVAAAYAADFELDPIVVRDGWVRISGRRR
- a CDS encoding DUF3426 domain-containing protein: MTDSFVTQCPHCQTSFRVTHHQLSVARGVVRCGNCLQVFNAAKQLLEQNRTASDRGSAAPAEPAPAAHPLPVAPPVAEPPAAGEDDWAVTAEELDALDLDSELARLERRSPAERQAAITAGTLHARRDDQGSEEPADELFGTATDDDLAPTPERETAPVLVEQAPLELEPDIDERTEPTLGTTDLDLDDEPPVRHQALDDDLDTPSTPLSTHDEPLPEKGLSAVDDEVRGERLSAHDEDELDDHPVERLEPSLLGKPERPNKEPLVDVVDDPLQLAWEKPAPNWGKRLLWGFLTLLAAGLLAFQYVWFHFDEMARQDQYRPWFQQLCPMVGCQVPTRVDISRIKSSNLVVRSHPDFKGALIVDAIIYNRAPFAQPFPLLELRFADLNGQLIASRRFKPSEYLSGELAGRGEMPSQTPIHIALDILDPGPKAVNYSLSFRSPE